A single Lycorma delicatula isolate Av1 chromosome 12, ASM4794821v1, whole genome shotgun sequence DNA region contains:
- the LOC142332797 gene encoding presenilins-associated rhomboid-like protein, mitochondrial: protein MAIIGYVCTAYPDTEMSLIFLPFVHFKAHHAIKAIMTLDAAGILFKWQFLDHAAHLGGAIIGM, encoded by the exons ATGGCCATCATTGGTTATGTTTGTACTGCCTACCCAGATACTGAGATGTCactaatatttttaccatttgtaCATTTTAAAGCTCATCAT gctaTAAAAGCAATAATGACATTGGATGCTGCTGGTATTTTATTTAAGTGGCAATTTTTAGATCATGCAGCACATCTTGGTGGTGCCATAATAGGAatgtaa